A section of the Passer domesticus isolate bPasDom1 chromosome 17, bPasDom1.hap1, whole genome shotgun sequence genome encodes:
- the SUDS3 gene encoding sin3 histone deacetylase corepressor complex component SDS3 isoform X1, translated as MSAAGLVSAPPAAPPGPPAPAMAPAPDYYEEEELESAEEEDGERSARARDSDEDTEDASETDLAKHEEEDFVEMKEQMYQDKLASLKRQLQQLQEGTLQEYQKRMKKLDQQYKERIRNAELFLQLETDQVEKNYVKEKKAAAKEFEDKKIELKENLIAELEEKKKMIENEKLTMELTGDSMEVKPIMTRKLRRRPNDPVPIPDKRRKPAPDILSWSHCWVCSPCAAHLCCFVQQGEGNEMPGSDFNLGNTEAQLSCIMCAKAMPAVVEFNTCIETSVWRSLGILT; from the exons ATGAGCGCGGCCGGGCTCGTGTCcgcgccgcccgcagccccgccggggccgcccgccCCCGCCATGGCCCCCGCGCCCGACTACtacgaggaggaggagctggagagcgCCGAGGAGGAGGACGGCGAGCGGAGCGCCCGGGCCCGCGACTCCGACGAGG ACACTGAGGATGCCAGTGAAACAGACCTGGCAAAGCACGAGGAGGAGGACTTTGTAGAAATGAAAGAACA GATGTATCAGGACAAACTGGCATCTCTGAAGAGGCAGttacagcagctgcaggaag GTACTCTTCAGGAATATCAGAAAAGGATGAAGAAGTTGGACCAGCAGTACAAAGAAAGGATACGCAATGCAG aactgttcctgcagctggaa ACAGATCAGGTGGAGAAAAATTatgtgaaggaaaagaaagcagcagcaaaggagTTTGAAGATAAGAAAATTGAGCTTAAGGAAAATCTGATAGCAGAGTtggaagagaagaagaagatgaTTGAGAATGAAAAGCTAACCATGGAATTAACAGGAG ATTCAATGGAAGTGAAGCCCATTATGACGAGGAAACTGAGACGGCGACCAAATGATCCAGTTCCTATCCCAGACAAGAGGAGGAAACCTGCCCCTGATATCCTTTCCTGGAGTCACTGCTGGGTTTGcagcccctgtgctgctcaCCTTTGTTGTTTTGTACAGCAAGgagaaggaaatgaaatgcCAGGATCAGATTTTAACCTGGGAAATACTGAAGCACAGTTGTCATGTATAATGTGTGCTAAAGCAATGCCAGCAGTTGTAGAATTCAATACATGTATAGAAACCAGTGTTTGGAGATCCCTTGGTATCCTAACTTAA